From the genome of Lytechinus pictus isolate F3 Inbred chromosome 4, Lp3.0, whole genome shotgun sequence:
TCCTGATCACCGAAAGGACAAAGGGCAAATCTTCTTTCTGGTACCCTTACATCAATGTCCTCCCAAAGGacttcaccacaccagccttctGCTCCGCCACTCAAGCCCAATTTGATCTGCTGCCCTCTCAGGCACGGATCAGTGCCATCAAACAGCTACAGGATATCCGATCAGCATTTGAGAGCGCTTCATGTCTGTTTGAAGACATCGAAAGGACCTTTCCCCGGTACAGAGGTGTCTTCGACTTCGGGTCCTTCCTGTGGGCTTGGTTCGTGATCAACTCTAGGTCGATCTACATGGAGCCCAGCGGCTGCGAGGCGTTTCAACCGAAATCAAAAGACGACTTTGCTCTAGCTCCTTTCCTTGACCTTCTCAACCATTCTCCAGGTGCCGAGGTATGTTCAAGTGATGTGTTGAGTTGTCGAAATGTCACTTTAATTTATAGACCCATCAGGGTCAGGGTCATGTCCGACACATTGGTGTATCTTGGGGTTGGGGCAAGGGATTAATTGTCTTATATGTCTGTTTCTGAGgtgcaaaaaaaggaaaagtgagGGGGGAAAAGGTTGAAATTACTGTAACTCTTATCTGATGGATCGTCTGAAGAATTCATGTAGGGGTACACTTTTAGTGTGTGTTAGATATGTCACTTGTCGGCCATAGCTCGGGGGCTTCCAAACTGCAGATGAAAAGAATATGAAGTGGAATCAATATGCAAAGGTATTGGTATTTTCCCCTGTGATTAAATTCCTGTGTCAGTGTTTTTCCAAATATGTCTGCAACCTGGCCTTGATCAGATAAAGCTACTGGGCAAGACATTTTGAAACTTTCCctgatgttcagtaatatttgaatTCACACTAACCTTATTTTTGCTTATCCCATATGGAAAGCCCTATACAGTTTTACCACTTTCTGATGTCGCAGATCACAACTGGGGACATTTAAAGTGACAACTTGAGAAAATAAAGTCAGTTTTGAATTATCCAAAGTTTGAATGTATACTGctgtaacaaaatgaaaaaaaaattttgatgtAAATTGGATCAAACAGAATGTCATTTGATAAAATCTTACTTTGGTTGGCCATGTGAATCATACTTGGTAGTGGAAACATGGTGTGGTGGCTGCGACTTCTTTTCAGTCAGAGTGACATCCCCCAACTCCTTTCACCCTATATGCCTGGGAggcatcattgtcattatcaccaaaaatcatcattatatttttattattattgttgttgttctattttaccttttttatctACCGCCAGGTCAGTGCAGGCTTTGATTCAGCATCTAATACGTATCGGATCAAGACACTAGACAACTACCGTACCTATGACCAAGTCTTCATTCACTATGGCCCCCATGACAATGTGAACCTACTCTTAGAGTATGGCTTCGTGATCCCCTCCAACCCGCATGATGTAGTTTGCTTTGAGCTAGGTGAGCTCTTAATATATATTAGGCAACAATTATTTATGCTTTTTGGGGGGAGAGGAGGAGGgcctacttttcacaacttactgcctaaatctgttACTTTGAATAAGCTTTACGCTTGCGATGAATGGAAATTTCCAGAGCTCCTCTGTGTAGTTTCAGGATTTTTGAGCATTTGGGGGATAAGTTGCCTCCAGCCCCCATGAATTGTTCCCCTGGCATGCATTGAGTCCTCCTTTACCCTATGAGATGATCAGTAGTGCTGagcgatatttttattttaataaaatcatgcaatattttgaaaaatgttaagATAAGATTTTATTAAACTCTATCGACCCCTGATCGGGAGTATGAGAGTCTCAAAAAGAAGATAATACAATAATGGATTTGCAtgtaaaaatgaacatatttacaataaataatatgcatgtaaaaataaacatatttacaataatcaatatgtgtatgaaaatgaacatatttgcaatcaaaTGTTTGCATTGTTAAAGTACATTTTGCAAAAGGctaatacaacaacaacaaaattcaGAAAGGtttatgattatgttgataTTTCACAGTAACAGTATGCGACCAAAATAATGTTGATTATGAAAAGTTATTTTTAGTCTTCCATCATTTCAAATGTAATCAAGTCTCtcttgacatttttatttatatttatgaagGTGCTGTTGTGGATGCAGTGAAATCCCAACACCAGGGCCCTCTTAGCTGCAGAAGAACTCGAGAGGTCACTGATTTGTGGGAGGTCAAATCTCGCACTTTGAAGGCTGCCAATCTAGATCTTGACCTGTCGTGCAGTATGTCGGGTCCGTCTTGGAATCTTCAGACAGCACTGAGAGTTCTCTGTATGGAGTACAGCGAAACGTAAGTCAGCGAGAGTGGAAacaatgttatttattttgagCCAAGGTGATTCATGTTTCAGGAAACTTGGTTCAGAAATGCATAACGTATCTGTGGAACGAACATTGGAAACAgaaatcaacatcattatcatgatcatccaCATAATCTTCAACTtcatcttaatttttatgtcaTCACTAActccatcattattataatcatcattatattaaGTCCCCCTCCATCGCTGCCAACCACAGCAGCAGAAACATCatatcactatcaccatcatcatcgtcatcatcattcctgtaatcattatcaccactatcatcattaccatcatcatcatccctataatcgttatcatcatcatcatccctataatcgttattatcatcaccatcatcatcaccatcatcatcactatcatcatcttcaccatcatcccTATAAtcgttattatcatcaccatcatcatcactatcatcatcttcaccatcatcgtcatcatcatccctataatcgttattatcatcaccatcatcatcactatcatcatcttcaccatcatcttcaccatcattcctgtaatcattatcatcaccatgatcatcactattagcattatcatcatcagtatcatcaacatcatcactatcgtcaacatcatcactatcgtcatcatcactatcatcttcaccataatcatcatcatcactctcatcactatcatcaccatcatcatcactatcaccatcatcatcataataatcatcatcaatatcatcatcatcatcatcattattattattgtcatcatcactatcaccatcatcatcataataatcatccctataatcatcatcatcactatcatcatcactatcatcgtcactatcatcatcatcattatcatcatcaatatcatcatcatcatcatcatcattattattatcatcatcatcactatcaccatcattgtcataataatcatccctataatcatcatcatcatcactatcatcatcatccatataatcatcatcatcactatcatcaccatcatcatcactatcatcgtcactatcatcatcatcattatcatcatcaatatcatcatcatcatcatcattattattatcatcatcatcactatcaccatcatcatcataataatcatccctataatcatcatcatcatcactatcatcatcatccatataatcatcatcatcaccatcatcatccctaTAATCAATTTTATCATCATCTCCAACGCAGTCCGGGCTTAAGCCagggtaatgataatagtgcgcctcagaatagattatttctagatggATAGTGCTATACATATGCCTaatattatgatcatcatcaccctcatcaatACCATCAACATCTTCCGCACACGATATGAGTGCCCTGTCATGGGCATTATTGTAAGTGTTTTTATTATCTCCCTGACATCTTTTCAAGGTTGAGAGACTTTTTAAGTCAATTCATGGGCCCTCTTTACTTCAATTCAGTTGTTCAACATCTTAATGGATTGCTCTTTTCTTTGTGTTATTTGTTTGCTTAGAGTGAACTGGAAGAGAGTTATAGCAGAGAACAATATCCCACCATCAACCAAGAACTTCATCGCAGGAGCCTTAAATAAGTTAACCGCTGATGAACAAGAGAGGGTGCTGTCTATGCTTCAGGTAAATTTATccatgtgggtttttttttttgcttcgttTTGAATGAACTTGTCCATGCTCATCATGGTGAAATTGTATTTGTAAAAGCCTCTATTGGACTGGGCTGGGCTCAATTACATTCCAAATACATTCCTAAATACATTTTAGA
Proteins encoded in this window:
- the LOC129258762 gene encoding SET domain-containing protein 4-like, encoding MRHLRKRRKNRMSRYTTVSVDHEDQYILLMKWMKEHGFSCKRCCLKPAFFPDTGRGLMARTNFRPGDLIVEIPRRLLVTPKDVLNTELGPLIKRQPQKPTPYQAVCAFLITERTKGKSSFWYPYINVLPKDFTTPAFCSATQAQFDLLPSQARISAIKQLQDIRSAFESASCLFEDIERTFPRYRGVFDFGSFLWAWFVINSRSIYMEPSGCEAFQPKSKDDFALAPFLDLLNHSPGAEVSAGFDSASNTYRIKTLDNYRTYDQVFIHYGPHDNVNLLLEYGFVIPSNPHDVVCFELGAVVDAVKSQHQGPLSCRRTREVTDLWEVKSRTLKAANLDLDLSCSMSGPSWNLQTALRVLCMEYSETVNWKRVIAENNIPPSTKNFIAGALNKLTADEQERVLSMLQILDRADVGEKMADYIQNVRILWSERLNILRATRAELDPNG